The following proteins are encoded in a genomic region of Ornithinibacillus sp. 4-3:
- a CDS encoding cytochrome-c oxidase, which yields MGVKLIKISVVYFALGALLGLYMSMAQNYSYTGVHAHVNLLGWTALTLAGILYLMFPKAGNSLAGKIHFWMHNIGLPLMMIGLFMAISGYDQFLILIPVGGVTVVLAVLVFAFNILKNIKSVDAS from the coding sequence ATGGGAGTAAAATTAATTAAGATTTCAGTTGTTTATTTTGCATTAGGAGCATTACTCGGGCTTTATATGTCTATGGCACAAAATTACAGCTACACTGGTGTGCATGCACATGTGAATTTGCTAGGGTGGACTGCTTTAACCCTAGCAGGAATTTTATATTTAATGTTTCCGAAAGCTGGAAATAGCCTGGCTGGTAAAATTCATTTTTGGATGCATAATATAGGTCTGCCTTTGATGATGATCGGATTATTCATGGCAATTAGCGGGTATGATCAATTTTTGATCTTAATTCCAGTAGGTGGGGTAACCGTTGTTTTAGCTGTTTTAGTCTTTGCTTTTAATATATTAAAAAATATTAAATCAGTTGATGCTTCATAG